ATGACTCAAACTGTTTGTTAGTCAGAATTAAACAAACAGTGCGCGGGTGAAGATCACATAAACAGCCACGAAGGGAAAGCAAACAGACACGGTTCACTGacagttcagaaacctgatggtggaggtcATTGAGTGTGACTCTTGGGCTCCTTTACTTTCTCTTTGGTGATAGTGGAGATCCAAGACTGTGTATAGAGTAGAAATAGGTCTATCCTTGGATTATCTCCCTTTCTTCATACTTGAATATTCTCCGATATTTTAACATAAGAGTAATGCATTTAGTTAGACCGTCCTTGGCACATCAATTGacctcagcaaatttatggaaatAGCATTATGGTGAAGACAAAATAGCCCATTTTGAAATTGTGTTGATTGAGGGCCAAATATTGGTGAAGGTAACAGATAACACTCTTGCTTTTCAGAGAAATATCAGAAGATCTTGCATGAAAATACTAACTTAGTTTAATTGCTAATCTGAAAACGTTTCATTATTAAGACTGAGAGGGAAGAACTATCATCAGCTGAATCACATTTATGTAAGAGATGCATTTATCTGGATGGGACTTTCATATGTAAATAAGTGGGGCATACATTTTTTATTTTACTTAAGAATGTGGTTGCATGTTAATTCTTGATATGTTtcactatctgccatttctcaatgTTATTCTTTTTGCATTGAGAGTTTAAGGAATATTTTCCAGTGCAGCCTTGTGCTCCACCCGTAGCTGTGACTCAGCACATGGTATGTTTATCTTGTGAATATTACAGACCTATTAATCAAAAACAGCTGATAGAAATTTTAAATAGTAGTCTTTGCATATCCATAAGTGTTTCAGTAATGTATCTTTATTGTATATTTAATGTAGTAAAATATGTTAAGAGTATCTATCATGAGATATGATTTGATGATGCCACATTAATTATTAGGACAGGGTATTTGGTCAACAGAAAGTCTTAGGAAGCATTTAAATGAGAATAGAGAGCAAGCTAGGTGGGGGGAATTCCAAAGCTTTGGGCCTAGCCAACTGAAGGAACGATCGCCAGTGATTGGGTAGGATAGGGAGAGAGTAATAGGAGGAGATATTCCTCTGACACTGGCCATTAGCGCACAGTGAACAGGGATTGTTGTGAGACTAAACCTCAGCAGTAGAGGGACTTGACATTTAACCGACTCTCAAGAATTCTTCTGGACAATGTTTTCAGAATTTTATTTCAAGTATGAAACTTATAACATTAAATCTACCGAAGCATCTAGAACAGctatattattttgtatattaaaATATGTAGCAGACGTATAAtatataaaaggaaaagaaaatattaATGTACAAAAAGTGAATGTAATTAGTGTTTTTACTTTACTGATTCAACTTCTTGTTATTGTGTAGCACTTACAATGTTTAAACATATTTTTAGATGTTTTAAAGATATAATTGAACTGGAACAGCAACCAAAGAAAGTAGAAAAAAGAATTTGCTTTCAAAGAAGTCCTTGAAAGAAAATGATGAAGTGTTGGCGAGTTCAGACTGGGCAGGAGCATGAGGCTTGTACTATTAGAGAAATGATCTACCAATAGTGATAAAAATAGAAGTATGCATGCAAGAAGACAGAAATGGTagagtcaacacacacaaaatgctggtggaacacagcagaccaggcagcatctataaggagaagcactgtcgacatttcgggccaagacccttcgtcaggacatgaaATGGTAGACTAGCATATTTGCCTATCCAATCCACCGTGTAGAGAATTTCACAGGTACCCCAAGCTCTGAGTAATGACATTTCCTTTTCTCTCAGTTCTCAGTGTCTTGTTCCACATTCTAACACTGCTTCCTACCCAGTGGGCAGTGGaaactttctccctgtatccagcATGCCTGACATGTCAGAATTTCAAATGTTTTGGAATTCAGAAATATAGCAAGTGCAATCTAATTAACACAATGTTTCCCGAGATAGCTCTCCTGCATCCCAAAGAACCAGTCTAGTGAAACCTTATTGCGTCCCCTGAGTGAAATATATCTTTCATGAGGTAAGAAGAACACCATTTTCCTGCTGTGGTTCCCCCTTCCAAGGTCTTGTACAATCATTGTGTGACATCCTTGCTTCTGTTTCCAAGAACTCCTATTGTGAAGGCTGATGCATCATTTGTCACCTTGACTGCTTTGTACACTGAACGTTGCTTCCAATGACAAGTGTACTTGGACCCTCAAAACCCTTCTACACCATTATTACCCAAGCCATCACTACTTAAGTAATAATCCCTTTTGGTTTCCTTTCCTACCACTGTCAATGCCTTTACGTTTATCCATGTTGTGctgcatctgccaagtatctgtccaATAACTTAGCTAGGCAACAGTGAAGTCTGCATGTGCCTCACAATTCACAGACTTCTGATAGTAAGTTTGGAAATAATTACATTCATTTCACTCATCCAAATTGTATATGTTTTGAGAGTAGCTGAGGTTGAGGCACTAATCCCTGTTACAGCCCAATAGTTGCCACCTAAAAAAGAGCATTTTGATTCTTACTGTTTCCTGTCAGTTGAGTTTTGATCTATGACAGCTTATTACTCCCAATTCTATGAGCTTCAATTTTGCATGCTAATCCCTTATATGATACTTTATCAAAGGTTGTCTAGAAattcaaatacaccacttctagtTCTTTCTTATCTATTCTACCatttacatcttcaaaaaatttcaGTAGTTTTGTTAAAGTACTCATAAGAAGGGTTAAACATATTTGACTTGTTATCACATCTTTTATAATAGACTCTGGCATTTTCCCTGTTATTGATAGTAAACTAACAGACCTGTAGTTCCTTGTTACATCTCTCCGTTAGTTACATTGTCATTCTCCAATCTGTAGAAGCTTTTCCTTGGTAGAAATTTGGAAGATGATAACCAATGCATACACTTTTGCTTTGGCCCACGATTGATCCCATTGAATCATCACTCTTTACAATTGCAAATTTCATTTATTTCTTAATTTTCATTAGATCCCCTATGAAGACTGAACCAAAGTATTTGTTTAATTTGCTCTCCAATATAAATTCTCCTGTTGCAAGAAATTTAAAATTGTCTTCActaatctttttctttttacgTGTTTGTGGAAGTGTTTCTAAGCTGTATTTACCAATTCATTTTTGCTTTCTTACTCGGTCTCTTGGACCTTTTATGCTGAATTCTGAACCATTCCTTGTCCTAAGGTTTGTTAATTTTCTGGCAATCTTGTATGACTCTGGATCTAATATTATCTTTAGCTTGTATTAGGCTGGATTGGGTCACATTCTCTTTTGTGTTTTTGTGCCAGAAAGGAATATATAATTGTTATGTTTCTTGTGTTTATCTTTTAATTGTTAGtcattgccatttcatcatgttttTCAATGAAGCTCCTTAATTTAATGGAACTGACTTGCCCCTTGttcattttttatatttctttgtttcagCTTAGGACCCTAGTTTCAAATTGACCTGCTTCACTTTCTGTCTTACTGAGGAATTTGTTCATGTTAAGATCACTTTCTGCAAAAACATCTTGCTCAGCTTCCTGGCCATTAACATATCAGATGATCTGCCCTGGGCTTATCTTTTCGTTGTTTGGAGGTTGAGGAGATTTAGCTTGATACAAACATGCTAGCAAACTTGTACAGATATACCATTGAAACTATCCTGACAGGTTGCATTGTAGTCTGGAGCGGCAGTTAAAATGCGTGGGACTACAAGAagttgcagagagtagtggactctgcccaacACATCATGAGTACATCCCTTTACTGCTAGTACTACAGGTGgtactgcctcaagaaagcaacatctatcatcaaagatctccaccatctATGCCATACCATCTTTTCTCAGCTACCATTGGGAATAATGCTATAGCAAAGTGCCACACCACTACAGTCATGTCTTACTAAAAACGgccacttcccttcaaccattgagTTCTTGAACAAGCTGGAAAACTTTGGTCACTACATTTTAGCAGCAGTATGGCCATATTGATAACATTGTACTAAAACTgacttttttgttttaattgtgcaTTTCTTGGGAATAATGCTATGTGCCTTTGATACTGCTGTAAGCTTTTCATTTCACCTGTGCACAGTTGCAAATGACAATAAGTTTGACTTCAACTTAAATAAGATTATAACTAATCCTTTCCCACTGTATGGTATCCAGTTCTGTTGTAGACTACTCAACTTACTGGTCTATATATATACTTGCCATCTTGAACTGACATTAACAACTCTATCTCAACAGTGGAGCACTACAGACTACCTCTTGCATGGACCCATCTTTGTTTCTGTCTGTATTTTTGCACTatggtcttgtttttttttctctcactctctcgctctctcacatgTATGGTGCCTGTGGTGCTGCTGGAATCAAGTTTTCATTTTACCTGAAACCTCACTGTAAAATATTCTTACTGCTAATTTGATTTAACCAGATgcattgtagattaaatttaccCATttgttgtcatgaaatttgttgttttgtggcaaaacaacaaattaaaataagttactataagttacaataagaaattaacTAAGCTCATGCCAAATagtgggtagtgttcatggattgttcaaaaacctgatggcagacgggaaggagtttgttcctaaaacgttgtctctgtctcttcagactcctgtacctcctccctgatgtgagtATTGAGAAGAGCgcctgtcctggatggtgagggtccttaatgatggatgtaactttttttttgaagatatcctcgatggtggggaggcttatgtctgtgatggagctggctgagcctacaaccccctgcagcctcttttgatcctaGGCATTGGAGCTTCCATGCCAGGCAATGATGCATCCAGGCAGatgtactctccaccatacatctgtagatacttgctagtctttggtgacgtaccaaatctcctcaaactcctaatgaagtatgatTGGTGGTGTGtgttctttgtgattgcatcaatatgttatatAGTTGGTTTACTATTTGGTGCCAATTACTACATTAATATTTCTGTTTGGAGGCATATGGGCAACTCCCTACTAGGTTTCTTTTATCCCTCTGAGTGCTTCATAAGTTCACCCAGATTGAATATACATTGTGGATTTTCTGAGCCATGTTCTTCTCACTTTTATCtgattttgggtcaagacctagAATCAGGACTGAGTGCAGAGGAAAACTATACAAAGTGAGAGAGAAGGTTGATATGGAGAAGTGTAGGTGATGGGTGGAACGAAGATGCTAGGTGGACAAGGTGCAACTTTGTAGAGCACCTGTATTCTGTTGCAATGGTGTCATTTCAAATCCCCATCCGATTCTCACACTGACCCATCTGTCCTCAGGCTTCTCCACTGCCATGGTGAGGCCAAACACAAAAACCAGGAGAATGGCACTTGGCATTCTGGTTGGGCAGGTTACAGGCCAATGATATGATTGATGTATTTTCCAATTTCCGGTAATCAACACCCCTCAATTCTTTCTCATTCTCACCAATCTAtcagtttctctctctgtctACCATTCCCATTCCTCGCCCCTCATTATTGAGTTCCATTCCCTCTGCCTATCCACCCACAGACCTATCTACCTGGATTTCTTCTCTCTTGATTCATTTCTCCTCCCCAAATTAGTTCAATCTGCATATTATTTCATCCATCACCAAATCTGTTTCCACCCATCAGCTACTAGCCTTTATCTCATCCTCTCTACTATAAACAGACTATTTCCCCTCtgcattctcagtcctgatgcatggCCTTGAACCAAAGTATTGACCAATCCtttacttccacagatgctgcttgcaaTAATTTTTCTAGAGCTGTTTCTAAAAaatttttatatttgtatttttttacATTATTAGAACTAGTCGTGAATGTTAATTTATTAATACAATTGTGTTCTTTGTGTCTTCTGTTTCAGGTAGGGTTTACTCTTGGAAACGTTGTGGGAATGTATCTGGCCCAAAATTATCAGGTGTGTTTATGAAGACTGTGCTTGAAAGATAAATTTATATCAGTTGAGATTTAAATTgaatattatttgtttttataattatatatttTTGCATCTTGCTATTGATTGAGAATCATGAAATTTAACTCTGTTACGAACcgcgtaactgggtcacttaccagcaaagatagagaggtccgttgaagtctgatggtactatttttaacagtatttattgataaaaatacacaaaaataatatcattgcaaacatacagataatatacgtcatcaatactaaatctaaaagcgcgggtataataataataagaaatagctctattgttgactaggggataatgtattgtccgatggaaatataaaagttactcagttcattcaggctgcagctttttggttggagagagacagattttttaaaacttgccagcttttcctttttatgatgtcgatccttcgaaatttcATTGGTGGTGGCCTCTTCATTAGCTAaactgttcttccgtggtaaacccaccaattccgaggcaaaggAAAAGGATGCACGCGGGcaccccaccggctgtcgctgtTAAACGCTggcacgggatttctagcgtttctcctggtgcgtctgaaggggttgttcaccagaccctcttttatccttactcacggggtctcagttgtcaatcaggttgggatgatgcaatccctcaaccagcccacgcTGGTCATTCcatgagggcttcaatgaatagtacagtactcaatacacaattccatctccaagagacaatggccattatctgTGGCTTTGTCTGGCTGAggacaggacacattccaaaaccttgaggattctgtctcatttcctgggtcccagacctgaattagtagtgatcttgcgattctcacaaaggagggggctactttgtatcctccggcccctcagagttgtggcacattcgtaacaactcATAATTGCTTGCTGGAAAATGAAGGTAATATATAATCTGACCTTTCAGTGAAGTGTTCAGTAATGACAGTAAAAGTTTTTAATACCTTCTGTCAGAATTAAGTTTGAACCATTTCTTTTCATAGCTAGGCAGGGTATGTCTTATTACAATGAAGTTGTGTTTGTTAGTTCAAATTTAACTCTCCTCTCTTTCTTAAATTACTAAAGAACTTGCAGCTGCAGTCTGGTTCAGAAAGGTAGCACCAAGAGTCCAATTCTTGTGGGTAGCCTATTCAGGTTACAAAAATTAGAAATATCAAGGTGGCTGTTAGCATGTCATAGCTCAGGCATGTCAGACTGAGAAGTTCAGATTTATTTAAGAACTGCAGATAGATCTCTCTGGAAGCTGTGAAATCAATGAAGTTCAAGGCACTGCAAAATCCTGGTCTTAGCACTGCAACTTCCTAAATCCACTGAAAATTATGGGGAATTTACCTAATGTACAGAAGACTACACAGTAAAATAGCTTTCACTTTATTCCCATTACTCTAGTCAAAAATATATTCTACTACAAGGATAGAGTGTTGAAATATGCCTGTTGGGATACCTTATCAGAACAAATCCACAGCCTCAACTGAACACACTAGCCACCTTCAAACTCACATGGCAAATGTTCCATTCACAGCAGGATTCAAAATTCATTTACAGGAGGTTGTGATAATATCATTGATTTCCAGAAAAAAGTCTTCAAGAATGCCATTAAGCTAAATGAGAAAGGAATTATTAACTTGTGATCCTGGGATGAATAGATAAAGTAGCTGCACTGCCACTGTTACTGATTATTTTCAATGTCTGAATGCTCATCTAATGAACTAAATGTAAATGTAATTTAGTTCACCCATTCTGCACCCCGCGGTCATTTCCCCTGTGACATATGTGAAATGCACATTACCAACAGCAAGATACATGAGTGCATGGGAATACTAATGAGCTTTGGCCAAAAGCTGTGAGCTGATACTATTTTGGtgacaaaaaaaagcaaaatatttaAAGCCAGATTTGGGTATGTTCGTGACAAGGTTCTGTCATATATTTCACTGCTAGGAGACATTtaagctttgatttttttttttgtggccAATTAATTTGCTAAAGCCAGGACCTGTTATTCATCCTTCTTAGATGAATCCTAATCAGCCAAAGTATTAGTTTTGTCTTTGTGTTTTCCTTGTCAAGTTTTGAAGTGAAAGTTTATTGAGGACAAAAAAGTTAATTTGAtcttttgaacttttttttaaagattccAAATATCTATAAGAAGTTTGAAGAGTTCAAAAAGGATGCTGAATCCCGAAAAAAGCCACCAGATGATCGATCATAATGTGTATGGCCCATGGATGACATTGGGACATTGGCATTTGGTTACTAATGCTAAACTGACTCTATGCATTGAGTATCAAACAGTATTGGACCCACCTCAACAGTTCTATTTATTTAGCACTGATTAAAAATAAAAGTAGTCCAACTCAAAAATCAcctgtgtttttattattgtgagTCATTACTTTACCATATTTGTTTCTGCTGGCATTTGACTCTTTGTGGTCGAACCTATTTGGTTTTTGATGGGGATTAGAGTTTAATTAATGAGATCTGTGGTCTTAGTTTGTTCTTCCCAGTGAATATATTATAAAGACTGTGTCAACATCTTTTTGAGATTTTTGTTGATAGATTTCTGTCATCAAACTAAGACTAACTGGTAATGTGGTCAAATCTGTCCCGACATATGATTTTTCACTTTCTCTTGTGTAAAGGTGAATGAATGAATGGTCACTTGTCTACAAGGTTCAGAGAAAACTCCATCAGAATTTCAGGAAATACAATTTCAACTTCACTATAAGCATTGCCAAATCCAGAGGACACTTTGCTTTTCACAGAATATAGACCAATGAAGTTTTATCCTACactactctgcaaaagtcttaggcacatatacagagcctataaaaagaattcacccccccccccccccggaagttttcac
This DNA window, taken from Hypanus sabinus isolate sHypSab1 chromosome 8, sHypSab1.hap1, whole genome shotgun sequence, encodes the following:
- the stmp1 gene encoding short transmembrane mitochondrial protein 1 isoform X2, which produces MVGFTLGNVVGMYLAQNYQIPNIYKKFEEFKKDAESRKKPPDDRS
- the stmp1 gene encoding short transmembrane mitochondrial protein 1 isoform X1, giving the protein MFQFLVGFTLGNVVGMYLAQNYQIPNIYKKFEEFKKDAESRKKPPDDRS